The sequence below is a genomic window from Cucumis melo cultivar AY chromosome 5, USDA_Cmelo_AY_1.0, whole genome shotgun sequence.
ATTCCACAAAAAAAGAGTAATAAAAACCTATAGACGATAAGTTGAATATCAACTCTGTTCAACCTTGGGTGAAGATAAATCTAATCATAAAACTCCAACAGCCTCCCCTGGCAAACAGTGCCATCGCGTATAGGCTTAGGCATTATCACAGTGTAGAATTTAGAAATATGATGAATAACTGACCTTATATtaagaaaaaatgaagaatacaaggcataaaagataaaaattaataaaaggaGGCTGCAACCTAGCAAAGAAAACAGGAAAAGTGCTTATAATCCCCTCCCACTCCTGAATCCATGTTATACAAGTATAAAGCATATCGATTAGCAATAGTCGTTAGGTACCCGTCATTTCCAAGTCAATCCAGACAAGAGGAAACTTGTAGTCTTCTGCAACTGCATTTGGTTGACCTTGTTTCTGTCTTTCTCCCGTCGGAATATCACCAGATATATTAACTTCCTTCTTGCTTTTTCCTGATACATTAGTCAAACAACAGTGTCAAGGATTAAAAGGTAGTGGATCTCCtatagaaaaagaaatgctcAGGACCATCAACCATACTAACAACTAAGTACTGTATCCTACTCACTGTACATGAAACGTCAATGGTGttatccataaaaaaaaaaaaaaagatggattattaCAATATACATCTCTGTGAAAGATTAATTTATCACAGAACCAACAATGAGAAAAACCAAGCAACAAAAATACCTAAATATTAAGTGAAGAAACTAAGAGTATATTACAGTAAGAAACTATCTTATATGCCAATACACTGTTTCAATTAGTTTGGCAGCCTAGATTCATGGGGTTTCTGCCTTGTCAATATCCAGGAAGCCGCAGAAATCAAAACCAGGCAAGCAGGCACAAAcaaccaaacaaacaaacaagaaTAGTTTCAAATTCTAATACAGCTGAAGAGACTATCTGGGTCAAATTCGTATCAACGGAAGGCAATCGAATTCCTGAAGTTATCAGAATCTTCAACCTTAGTTGTAAAACATGAGAgttaataagaagaagaagaagaagaagaagaagaagaagaagaggttaAATCAGGTTAGAAGGGAACCTGTTGATGAAGAGTAAGAAACGGTAGCGTCATCTTTGGAGGAAGTAGAAAGAGCGGGAATTTGATCGTCTTCAGCGTCGAGCTCCAACACTGAAAATGCGTTCACAAGTGGTTTCGTCGCCATCGccctcactctctctctctctctcccccaAATTCTTGCCGCCACCAACTTCAACGCTCCCTCGTCAAATTGTTCCAATTTTCAGCCTACACTTGTAATTGGAAATAtgtaaaaatacaaaaaaaaaacatgaattttAGAGCCATAACTCTCCTAAGTTTTATATATTAACTTATAATACACCaattatatatgtgtatatatatatatatatgaacaaattatattttcttttggtCCTTATATTTCAATCAACATGGGTtgtctcaaaattttaaaaataaatatttttattcttcGGCTTTATAATCTTAAGCTGATTTGGTCCTAAGTTTTCAAAACGTAACTTTCTAAAATAAGGtttaaaagatttttaaaatattttatgtttgaGTAACTTCTAAAaatcatatatttattttttaaaatttaaatcatataattatttttagattgttatattttaaagtttgaggaagttttgtaatttaaaataatttttttgttttacaaaaatataacaaactgatgaaatatttaaaatgtataaaacaatttGAAGAACAAAAAGAAGTTTATAAACTCACAATGTAAAATAACAAATTACCTCAACCAACACGCGATAAATCGATCACACACACTATACACGATCATGtcaattttgttacacgatcttTAGCATACCATACTCCGATATGAAAGAATTATGACTTTAATTCATTCGATTTCGGGCATGCAATGCTAGAGATGAAAGATAGAAACGTATATCTACACGAATCctatatttcattattttaaacAATGACTTTTAAATTAAAACGATTGTGTAGATCATGATATATGATCTCGGGCCTTAATTGCACCGAGATGCCCTAAGATGAAAGAATCTTGCCTTTAATTTATTCGATTCGGGTATATAATGCATCGAGATGTATGGGACGAAAGAATTATTCTTTTAGTTGTTGGATCTTGGGCTTTAGTGACACCCAAATGGCCACAGATGAGAGAATTCTATCTTTGTTTTGCTCGATATCAGACATACATTGCCTCGAGATGTCACGAGATGAAAGACTTATGCTTTTAGTTAGTCGATCTCAACCCTTAATTACAACGAAATGATTGAACAataataaattgcaaagaaaatataaaTCACAGGTGATAtatagaatttatgaaaaatgaTGTCACGACTTTTCTTATTCTGTTATATAGAACGTAAATATTTGTTGgttttgtaaataatttgtttttttttttttcataattattttaaagggCATATTCGACAATTTTGAAAAACTGGACCATATTGGAAAAAAACTTTTACAAACCGATCGATTTGGTTCGAAGAAGGGTTGCATCGTCCGAACCGCTTGGgtcatatatataaaatataaaccCTCTTCCCATTCCTCGATTCTATTTCACAGGGAAAGGAAGTTCCGGCGAACAGCTATGGCCACCTTGAAAGAGATTCTCACCAGACGACCCGTCTCTGCCACCATCAGGCTCACCGTCCCTGCCGGTGGAGCTCGCCCTGCGCCACCGGTGGGTCCAGCGCTGGGTCAATACCGGCTGAATCTGATGGCTTTCTGCAAGGATTTCAATGCCCGGACTCAAAAGTACAAACCTGACACACCCATGGCCGTAACCATTACAGCTTTCAAGGACAACACCTTCGAGTTCACCGTCAAATCACCGTCAGTCACTTGGTACTTGAAGAAAGCTGCCGGGATCGAATCTGGGAGCAGCCGCCCAGGCCACGTAGTCGCCTCCACGCTCTCAGTCAAGCACATTTACGAGATCGCCAAAGTCAAGCAATCTGATCCTTATTGCCAGTACATGCCACTAGAATCCATTTGTAAGTCCATTATCGGCACTGCCAATAGCATGGGAATTAAAGTCCTAAACGAATTAGAGTAATGCAACAGCTAAAtttctagggttttttttcctcttattGTTCTTCAGTATCTCGATTTAAATTGAGGGTTTTTTGCAGTGACCTACATCTTCTTACTGTGAATCAATGTTATTATTCCGTATGCTAAGTCGGCTATCTATTCCTGACAGCTTAAGTTTCTCTAAATTCGTTAGAAATTGAACCAATTCCAACGATTTGCTCCTGAATGTCAAGGAAATGGGGCAAGGATAATAGCTAAATAAAAGCTATCTTTCATCATTAGAGTTTGCTATGGAACCATGGCCATTCTGTGAGTTGTGAACTGATTTCATTTTGATGAACCAGTTAGTAATGAACTACCCTCCAATTCAATATCTCTGGTGCAAATTACTGAATTTGATGAACTCTGTGACACTGTTATTGTGGGTTTTCATGTTTAGTAGTAGTCTTGGTTCCTCATTCACCTCTCATCTCTCGTTGATTAGCTAATTGGGGTTGTTGTAGGTTAGATACCGGTAGTAGATGGACAACAGTTATATAACTATTAATTTTCTCGATAACTAACTAAGAAGTCATAAGTTGGTCACTTACCTAgaaattattttcttatatagTAGGATTAGGTCAGTTGTCGAAGTGCACGTAACTGGCCAGACACTCTCGGTATAAAAAAGAATAGATAATTGTTGTAGATAGAGGACTCGAAGCATGAATTTTTGTAGAAAAAGATGTGGAGTTTTGAGTTGAGACTGTCTATGAGGATAACGACTTGGTACATTTATAGCTTAATTAGGAGCTGTTAGTTTGTTACTTGTATCAAGTAAGAGTTTATGACAAATATACAAGTCTTCTTTGTTAATCTTTGTCTCGTTCTTGATCTGgtgtaagatttttttttcatgtccTTTTACATTGTCGATCTTTTCCGATTGAGAGAAATCATTGCCATGCATAATCCGATTGCGAATCCTTATGATTCATCTCCTCCTGATGCTTCAACTCTCAGCATTAGACTACACTACAATGCAATTTGACTACAACGTAATACACAACCAAACTCTACAAAGCAATTTCTTCTTCCCTCAGTCCTAAATCATTAGGATCCGTTTTTTCGAGTGTTATGGTGGTGCTTCATGATTAGTTCTTATACTAATTAAATTGTTATTGGATTCTTTGCTTGTTTGGTGGTAACAATTGTAGGTGATCAATATACAAATCCGAGAGTTAAAAGACAGGCAAATCCATTTGATGCAAAAACATTTACTTGCAGATTTTAGTTATAACAATAACAAGTTGTAAAGTGTTTGGAATTTGAGTTAAATTTAGtgataaagaagaagagaatggTTACTCTAGTTGCTGTGGCATCCATGTGGGTATTCTGGGCTTGCAACTTTGGCTTTAGATGtttgtcttttgaagaaaacAAATTTATGCTCCCTACATTTGGGGTATAGTATAGTTTTCATTTGATTTAAAAACGGTTTTAAGATGTTATGTATTTAATCTTTAATACTTGGATTCGATTTTTATTTCATCtcagtttttttatttcaaaattttcatttttaaccTTGAGCACTCATGTTTATAAactgaaattttaaatttgatttttatagttttctaaaacaatgaaacttaattaattattttgaattaatGAACATATATTAACATTATAAGAAAAAGTTGAAGTACTTGTTTAAAAAGATTGAGATTAGGaacaataaaaaacaaaaaaacaaaagagtTGGCACTGAATCTCCTTATTTGTAAAAGCAGGGCCGAAAAGGAATCCAAAAGGATTTGTATGGTCATGTTTCTCTTGCTATCCCTATTAGTTATGTTTCTCCTATCATCCCTACAACCTGATTAGAAgaataattataataggtaaCAATCAAGTGAAAGAattttaaatatacaaaatctATCATagataaacttctatcaattTTATAGATCACCACAGCACCGATACGACTCAATGATAAAAGTCTATTCTTGTTCAATAGATTCTTTGGTAGGTAacacgaacttagaaatggagagcaaattgaagaaatgaccttaaatcttagtgtcccgactccgaatcgaattatttgggattcagaagtgaaagaaatcattttagttacgaatagtggccaaattggtatATTACCATATCAagctattttgaaaatacgccgccttactcctaatgatggatggttaacgatggctcttttgaaaataccccttactcctaatgatgaatggatggttaacgatggctctgatcggtggttttgctagaataggcaataatgaagtcactattttagtaaatgatgcggagaaggctagtgacattgatccacaagaagctcagcaaactctcgaaatagcggaagccaacttgaggaaagctcaggacaagagacaaacaatcgaggcaaatttagctctcagatgagctaggacacgagtagaggctatcaatggcaaCAGGGTCGAACCAAATTGTATAGACCCAATAAAAGTATATGTGTATTATATAAGagcataaaagaaaaaggagaagatCTTGTGTTTCAAGACCAATCTAACATacatgctaaaaaaaaaaaagatgatgagcaattataaaaaaatgacttTACATTTAAAATCTTAtcttgtcttctaatgttttTAACGTGACTCGAGACGAAGAGGAAAAATGCAAAAAGACAatgtttttatctttttgaaaaAGAGAACAATAAAATCTTTGAATATGAAGAAGTTCATAGATGAGGGTGAGTGTGCGTGTGTGTGAGATCATATAGAACCctaaagaaaaattggttgCCGTATTGATGAAGGTAGAAAAAGCAAATTTTGTAGGATTAAGTTTCTCTTTGCGATGGAGTCCTCAAGAAGCCATTTCCGTAAAATCGTTCCCACATCTCCTTCTCCAATTCCATATCCTCCGATGACAAATACGACGACGGAAGCGATTCTCCCCAATCCTCCTTTTCACGATCATCATTCCCCCACTCCTTACCTCCCACCACCGCCCCCGCGTTTTTCTTTGCGATTTCCCGTCGTTTTCCCCTCTTATTCCACACTTTCTTGCAGAGTCCTACTGGAACTTTATACACCGTCAATATCAGAAGATTCATCATACTGCATGGAAAGCAACAACATATTGCCGCGCACTCCGCTGCTGTTCCACCGGCGACCTCCGCGAACCGGCGCTTTTCTTTAACTATGTTGCCTGATTTGTCTCTGAGTAGTGGTTGTTGGCGAGTACCCGGCGGCGATCGGAGGAGGACGCCCTGATTCATGATAGATTGAATCGGATTGGTCAAATGAAGCGCGTTGGATTACTGTGCAATGGGAATCCAGAAAGGAGATGGATTGATTGTGGAGTTGTTGAAGGAGGGTATGGGGGGAGAAGATGAAATGAAGGGGAAAGAGAGGAAGAGGATGCGATTAATCGGAAGGAAAaatccaaaaatggaaaagGATTTGCAGAATTTTgtgaggattttttttttttggttattttCTTGGAGGGTTTGAATTTATATGGAAAGTATGAAATAGTTTCTTGCGAGAATTCAAAAGGTCAGACGTGTCCTCCACCACCACTCATTCAACACTTTCTCGCTAACACTAACACGAACCCCttcaacacacacacacactctctctctctccctcttcttAATATTTTTACTTCAATCTTCTTTCATTCCTTTATtaactataaatattttgtaactAAACAAATACTATtctcaagtatatcaaaatcaaactaaaatacATTCAAGTCATCATTTTTATCTAAATATAAATTAGTAAgtattttaaaagaataattacaGTACTATGCGAGAGGGAATTTTAAGTCTGTTGGCATACAAATTGAAAATTTCAACACCTTTATCCACTTGTTTGTTTGTGATACAAACTTAATAATCATAACATGGTTTGttcttaaaagttaaaaaaatatagtttgataattagtttattatttgaCATAGGgaggtttttttcttttatactaGACTTATGTGAATATTGATT
It includes:
- the LOC103491602 gene encoding 54S ribosomal protein L19, mitochondrial, translating into MATLKEILTRRPVSATIRLTVPAGGARPAPPVGPALGQYRLNLMAFCKDFNARTQKYKPDTPMAVTITAFKDNTFEFTVKSPSVTWYLKKAAGIESGSSRPGHVVASTLSVKHIYEIAKVKQSDPYCQYMPLESICKSIIGTANSMGIKVLNELE
- the LOC103491601 gene encoding uncharacterized protein LOC103491601 translates to MNQGVLLRSPPGTRQQPLLRDKSGNIVKEKRRFAEVAGGTAAECAAICCCFPCSMMNLLILTVYKVPVGLCKKVWNKRGKRREIAKKNAGAVVGGKEWGNDDREKEDWGESLPSSYLSSEDMELEKEMWERFYGNGFLRTPSQRET